In Mycteria americana isolate JAX WOST 10 ecotype Jacksonville Zoo and Gardens chromosome 27, USCA_MyAme_1.0, whole genome shotgun sequence, a genomic segment contains:
- the LOC142421183 gene encoding serine/threonine-protein kinase SBK1-like: MEESDEDGEDNEEFLERLMAQTGQEVPQRELEEHYAVLEELGSGTYGRVVLTEPRDGGSPVVLKLMLKEQTERRAFLREYCIALCLSSHAACLRALPVAFESSTHFAFGQELAPAGDLCALLNPGEGLAEELVKRCASQLAEALDFMHSRALVHRDVKLDNVLLFDRECRRVKLGDFGLTRVQGSAVGAMSGTLPYAPPELCLLQGSDTLELDSSLDVWAFAVLLFCLCTGCFPWAVAASSDPQFEDFSAWQGGGAGRGVPASWRGFGSGALEMLQRLLTLDPDRRSPAIEVQKYLSLPWVMAPSTGEPAPSSSQSPLTNGSGENPGDTRGWDTAGGGDGVPMPPANALAPCR, encoded by the exons ATGGAGGAGTCAGACGAGGACGGGGAGGACAATGAAGAGTTCCTGGAGCGGCTGATGGCACAGACGGGCCAGGAGGTGCCAcagagggagctggaggagcacTACGccgtgctggaggagctgggcagtgGGACCTACGGCCGTGTGGTGCTGACAGAGCCCCGGGATGGtg GCTCACCGGTGGTCCTCAAACTGATGCTGAAGGAGCAGACAGAGCGGCGGGCATTCCTGCGGGAGTATTGCATCGCCCTGTGCCTCTCCAGCCATGCTGCCTGCCTGCGTGCCCTGCCCGTTGCCTTCGAGAGCTCCACACACTTCGCCTTCGGGCAGGAGCTTGCTCCCGCCGGGGACCTGTGTGCCCTCCTCAACCCGGGG gaGGGCCTGGCGGAGGAGCTGGTGAAGCGCTGTGCGTCCCAGCTGGCTGAGGCACTGGACTTCATGCACAGCCGGGCCCTGGTGCACCGGGACGTCAAGCTGGACAACGTGCTGCTCTTTGACCGCGAGTGCCGGCGGGTGAAGCTGGGAGACTTCGGGCTCACCCGCGTGCAGGGCTCGGCAGTGGGTGCCATGTCAGGCACCTTGCCCTACGCCCCGCCggagctctgcctgctccagggCTCCGACACGCTGGAGCTGGACTCCAGCCTGGACGTCTGGGCCTTTGCTGTCCTGCTTTTCTGCCTCTGCACTGGCTGCTTCCCATGGGCTGTGGCTGCCAGCTCTGACCCCCAGTTTGAGGACTTCAGTGCctggcagggcggcggggcggggcggggggtgcctgCGTCCTGGCGAGGCTTCGGCTCTGGGGCGCTGGAGATGCTCCAGCGCTTGCTGACGCTGGACCCTGACCGCCGAAGCCCAGCCATCGAGGTGCAGAAatacctgtccctgccctgggtgATGGCCCCCAGCACCGGGGAGCCAGCACCGAGCAGCTCCCAGTCCCCCCTTACCAATGGCTCAGGGGAGAACCCGGGGGACACCAGGGGATGGGATACTGCTGGTGGGGGAGATGGGGTTCCCATGCCCCCCGCTAACGCCCTGGCCCCATGCCGGTAG